One stretch of Caloenas nicobarica isolate bCalNic1 chromosome 2, bCalNic1.hap1, whole genome shotgun sequence DNA includes these proteins:
- the PAK1IP1 gene encoding p21-activated protein kinase-interacting protein 1, whose product MELVAGCYEQVLFGFAARPSESWTVVPDFTHHAHSASLSAVAVNNRYVVTGSRDETIQIYDMKKKIEHGALLQHNGTITCLEFYGTAHLLSGAEDGLICIWNTKRWECLKSIKAHKGHVTSLSIHPSGKLALSVGTDKTLRTWNLVEGRSAFIKNLKQNAHIIKWSPDGERYVTVITNKVDIYKLDTASITGTITTEKRISSLIFVTDSVLAIAGDDEMIRFYSCDSQKCLCEFKAHENRIKDIYSFEREGQHVIVTASSDGYIKMWNLDLNKIKDVPSLLCEVNTKARLTCLAVWLDQASETKEKSEKAETSSQANEDEKSSIVRKNKVCRTQKSNKTAKRKITPEKSKSEAPLQKKKKKRNSSA is encoded by the exons ATGGAGCTGGTGGCGGGCTGCTACGAGCAGGTCCTCTTCGGGTTCGCCGCGCGGCCCAGCGAG TCCTGGACGGTTGTCCCTGATTTTACACATCATGCCCACTCTGCCTCATTGTCAGCAGTGGCAGTGAATAACAGATAtgtggtcactgggagcagAGATGAGACAATCCAAATCTATGACATGAAAAAGAAGATAGAACATGGGGCACTGCTGCAGCACAATG GCACAATAACTTGTTTGGAGTTCTATGGTACTGCACATCTACTGAGTGGGGCTGAAGATGGACTAATTTGTATCTGGAACACAAAGAGATGGGAATGCCTGAAATCCATTAAAGCACATAA GGGGCATGTGACATCTCTGTCGATTCATCCTTCTGGGAAATTAGCTTTGTCAGTAGGAACAGATAAAACATTAAG AACTTGGAATCTCGTAGAAGGACGATCAGCGTTTATCAAAAACCTGAAGCAAA ATGCCCACATAATTAAATGGTCCCCTGATGGAGAGAGGTATGTGACCGTGATAACAAATAAAGTGGATATCTACAAACTTGACACAGCTTCAATCACTGGCACTATCACAACGGAGAAGAGAATTTCTTCACTTATTTTTGTTACA GATTCTGTCCTTGCCATAGCTGGAGATGATGAAATGATAAGGTTCTACAGCTGTGACTCTCAAAAATGCCTCTGTGAATTTAAAGCTCATGAAAACag aataaAAGATATCTATAGTTTTGAAAGAGAAGGACAACATGTTATTGTTACTGCATCCAGTGATGGTTACATTAAAATGTGGAATCTGGATCTTAATAAG ataaaagaTGTGCCATCTTTACTGTGTGAAGTCAACACCAAAGCTAGGCTGACGTGTCTTGCAGTATGGCTTGACCAagcttcagaaacaaaagaaaaatctgagaaagCTGAAACATCCTCTCAAG caaatgaagatgaaaaatcaTCAATagtcaggaaaaacaaagtttgtCGGACtcaaaaaagtaataaaacagcaaaaagaaaaattactccAGAGAAGAGCAAATCAGAAGCTCcactgcaaaagaagaaaaagaaacggAATAGCTCAGCATGA